The Planctellipticum variicoloris DNA window CCCCCACGATCACCTGCTGGAGAACTGCAATCTGGAGATGGTCGAGCTGGACAAGGTGGAAGAACCGCAGGACGTCGCCGAACTGCGGGAACTGATCGCCAAGCACCAGAAATACACAGGCTCAACCGTCGCGGCGGCGATTCTGGACGACTGGGACGCGGCGCTCGGCAAGTTCAAAAAGGTGATGCCGGTCGACTACAAGCGGGCACTGAAAGAGCAGAAGCAGGAACAGGCCGCCAAGGCCCCCGCGCTGGCCGGTGCGGCCGGGCAGAATTGAGTGGGAAGAGGTTTAACCACGGAGGTCACGGAAGGCACGGAACAAAGAGCATCAGTCGGAGGGATTCATGGCCCTCGTGTTCGAACAACAGAGCAGCCTGATTATTGGTGCGTGCATCGAAGTGCATCGTCGTCAGGGATCTGGCTTTCTGGAGCCAGTCTACCAGGAGTGTCTGGAGATCGAATTTGGCCTTCGTGGTGTCGATTTCGTTCCACAGCCTGAATTGACATTAAGTTATCGGGATCGTCCTCTGCGGGTTACGTATCGTCCCGACTTTGTTTGTTTTGGTGCAATCATCGTCGAGATCAAGGCCGCCAGCGAGTTGCACGACAATCATCGAGCACAAGTTTTGAACTATCTACGCAGTACTGGTTTTCGACTGGGTTTACTGGTGAATTTCGGACGTCATCCCACTCTTGAGTTTCAGCGATTGGTCAATTGAGCGCCTTTGACTTCCTTCCGTGATCTCCGTGTTCTCCGTGGTTAAATTCTTCGACTTTTGTGATTGATATAGACGATGGGCAAGCCAACCGGTTTCAAAGAATTCAAGCGTCAGGTGCCGACCGAGCGTCTGCCGAAACTGCGCGTCCTCGACTGGAACGAGTTCCACGAACACATGGACGAGGCCGACCTGCGCAAGCAGGGAGCCCGTTGCATGGATTGCGGCGTGCCGTTCTGCCACACCGGCACGCTGCTCAACGGCATGGCCGCGGGCTGCCCGGTCAACAACCTGATCCCCGAGTGGAACGACCTCATCTACCGCGGGCACTGGCGCGAGGCCCTCGACCGGCTGCATAAGACCAACAACTTCCCGGAGTTCACCGGCCGGGTCTGCCCCGCTCCGTGCGAAGGCTCCTGCGTGCTCGGCATTCACGAGCCGCCGGTCACGATCAAGAACATCGAATGTTCGATCATCGAAAAGGGCTTCGAAGAAGGCTGGGTCACGCCGGCCCCGCCTCCCGTCCGGACGGGCAAGAAAGTCGCCGTCATCGGCTCCGGTCCTGCAGGACTGGCCGCGGCCGCTCAGCTCAACAGCGTCGGCCACAGCGTCACCGTCTTCGAGCGGGCCGACCGCGTCGGCGGACTGCTGATGTACGGCATCCCCAACATGAAGCTCGACAAGGAGGTTATTCAGCGGCGCGTCGACCTGCTGACCGAGGAAGGCGTGGCCTTTGTGACCGGCAAGGAGATCGGGAAGGACATTTCGGCCGCCCAGCTCCAGCAGGACTTCGACGCGGTCGTCCTCTGCACGGGCGCGACAAAGCCGAACGACTTCTTCGCGAAGACCCCCGGCCGCGACTTGAAGGGGATCCACATGGCGATGGAGTTCCTCCACGCCAACACAAAAAGCCTCCTCGACTCTCACCTCAAAAACGGGCACTTCATCAGCGCCAAGGACAAGGACGTCGTCGTCATCGGCGGCGGCGATACCGGCACCGACTGCCTGGGGACCTCATTGCGTCACGGCTGCCGCAGCCTGGTGAACTTCGAAGTCGTCCCCCAGCCGCCCGACCAGCGTGCGACGAACAACCCCTGGCCCCAGTGGCCCCGCGTCTTCAAGCAGGATTACGGACACCAGGAAGCCGCGGCGACGTACGACTATGCCCGCCTGCCGGGCAAGCAGCTTGCCGGCGATCCACGCGAATACTCCATCCAGACGGTCGAATTTCTGGGCGATGACCAGGGGAATCTGCGGGCGCTGAAGACCGTTCGCGTCGACTGGTCGAAGCCGGTGCAGGGCGGGGCTCCGTTCTCAGTGATTCCCGGCACCGAACAGGAATGGCCCGCCCAGCTCTGCTTCTTCGCCCTCGGCTTCCGCGGACCGGAGTCGCCCGTGGCGGAGCAGCTCGGAGTCAAGCTCGACGGCCGATCGAACTATGAAGCCGCGTTCGACAAGTACGTCACCAACGTTCCGGGCGTCTTCGCCGCCGGCGACTGCCGCCGCGGTCAGAGCCTGGTCGTCTGGGCGATCAACGAAGGCCGGGGCGTTGCCCGCGAATGCGACCGGTACTTGATGGGGTCGACAGACCTGCCATAATGTTCACAGCGCTTCTGTACTTCGAGGAGGTGCCTGCGCCTGTCTTGAGGGGCCTTAAGAGTGCTGGACTGGCTGAATGATAACTGGGGAAACGTCGCCAGTGTCCTCGGGCTGCTGCTGGCCATGCCTTCGCTGTGGTTGAGCATCTGGGCGTTGCGGATGGCCTCGACGGCCCGGGATGCCGTTGCGAGATTTCGCCGGAAGCAGCGGGCACGTTGGGTTGCGACGGAATTGGGGTTGGCGGATCTGGTGATCGATGGATTGCTCACAGCGCGTGCTGGTACGAGCCTCAAAGCCCTGGACTGCGACAGATTGCGGAAACTGCTTGTCGGAATTCGGTCGCAGGATTCTCTGAAGTTCTCCAAGCCGAACTACCTCAGCCGTATAATCTCTTGGTTGGCTCAGCCGATTCGAGCGTCGGACGAGACGCGAATTTCTCTTCGCGAACTGCAGAACGAGCTCGATGCCGCGCGTCGTACTGTTGTGTTGGAATTGGAGGATGACCAATGACGGAACTGTCACCAGAGGTTGACTCCTCGAAGTTTGAGACGCTGGTGGAACGTCTGGTTCGAGGAACGCCCCAACGCAACATCGTCTGGTCTGAAACACCGCGGCGCGACGCTTTTGTCACGATCCTCGGGCACGGCTCAGTTGAAGTTTCACGCTGCCAGGAATTCGATGACGCCGGATCACCAATGGAGTGGTTCGAATTGATCGTGATTACTCCGAATGGACAGGTTGTGGAACGCCTGAGCTCGATACCGAATCTCTCGGGAATGGACTCTGTTCCGTTTGATGCCCGGAAACTGGCTGAATTATATCGTCAGGCGCGCGCAAGCGCGACCGGCGCCAATGACGTGTTGGACGGGATTCTCGGCGAGTTGTCGAAGTAGATCATTGTGACGGCTCCTAAACCCGCAATCGGTTCAGCACCCATGCACATCGCTCTCGGCTGCGATCACGGCGGCTTCCCGCTCAAGGACAGAGTCGCTTCCCTCGTCGTCGCGGCGGGCCATACCGTCGTCGACTGCGGGACAGACTCCGACTGCGCCGTCGACTACCCCGACTTCGCCCGCAAAGTTGGCGAGGTCATTATTGCTGGTCGGGCCGACCGCGGCATTTTGATCTGCGGCAGCGGCGTCGGCATCAGCGTCGCCGCCAACAAAATCCCCGGCATCCGCGCCGGCATCTGCCACGACTACTACTCCGCCCACCAGGGGGTCGAGCACGACGACATGAACGTTCTCTGCATCGGCGCCCGGATCGTCGGCGAAGCCGTCGCCGTCGAGCTCGTCCAGGCCTTCCTCGGTGCGCAGTTTACTCGCGAAGAACGTCACGTCCGCCGGCTCGGAAAAGTCCTGCAGATCGAGCAGGACGCGCTCGCCGGCAAGTTCGCGACCCCGTAGCCGTTTGTCATTACCGGCCCGGCAGCTTGCCGGCGGCCTGCATCGCCCGCTGGCGGATCGTCGCGCCGCCGCTCAGGTTGAAGACCTGCCGGAAGCCTTTCTGTCGGAGAATGCGGCTCGCCGCATGTCCCCGCTGTCCGACGGCGCAGGACACCACGGTGGGCTCCGCGGCATTGAGTTCCCCGAGCCGGTCCCGCAGGTCATCCAGCGGGATGTTGATCGCCTGCGGCGCTCCGGCGAGCGGCCGGGCGGCGACTTCCGCCGCCGAGCGGACGTCGACTACCTGATACCGCGCGAGGTCGGCGTCGGCGTCGACGAAATCTTCGAGCCCGTTCAGGTGATTGACGGCCGCAAACGCGGCGAGATGCAACGGGTCTTTGGCCGAACCGAATGGCGGAGCATAGGACAGGTCGAGATCGGCGAGATTCCGCACCGTCCCGCGAAAAGCGATGACGGTCGCGATGACGTCGATCCGCTTATCGACCCCCTCCTGGCCGACCACCTGCCCGCCGAGGATCCGGCCCGTAGGCTCTTCGTACGCCAGCTTGATGGTCAGCGGGTGTGCCCCCGGGAAGTAGCCGGCGTGATGGTTGGCGACGATCGTGACGCTGCGGGCGGCCAGTCCCAGTTTGTGCGCGGCCCGGACGCTCAGACCGGTTCCGGCCGCCGTCCAGTCGAAGACGCGGACGATGGCGGTGCCGCTGACTGCGCCCATCGGCGCGGCGTTCCCCGTCGCGGCATGTTCGCCGGCCAGTCGCCCGGCCCGGTTGGCGGGGCCGGCCAGCGCCATCCGCTGCGGGCCGCCTGTCGGTCCCTGCGGATACTCGATGGCGTCGCCGACGGCATAGATCAGGGGATCGCTGGTCTGCAAAGAGCGATTGACGGCAATGCCGCCCTGCGGTCCGAGTTGCAATTCGGCCCGGCGGGCCAGATCGACCAGCGGCCGGACGCCCATCCCCAGGATGACCAGATCGGTCGGTACGCGCTCGCCGTTGGACAAAATCACCGCGACGGCACGGCCAGCGGCGTCGACTTCGACGCTTTCCAGGCCGGTTCCCAGGTGCAGGCGGACGCCCTTGTCGCGCAGCGCCTGCGCCAGCGGCTCGGCCATCTCGGGATCGACCGGCGGCAGCACCTGCGGCTGCAGTTCGATGAGGTCGACGCCGACGCCCTGACCCGTTAATTGTTCGGCCATTTCGAGGCCGATGTAGCCCGCCCCGACGACCGCGACTCGTCGTCCCGCGGCGGCGTGGATCTTGGCGTGAATTCGATCCGTGTCCGCCAGATTCCGCAGCGCCAGCACGTTGGGAGCGTCGATTCCGGGGAGCGGCGGGCGAATCGGAACGGCGCCTGGCGCAAGAATCAGCCGGTCGTAAGGCAATAGCCCCCGCTCATCCGTACGACGATCGTGAATGGCCACGGCGCGGGCTTCCCGATCGATGCCGACGACTTCCGTCCTGGTGAGGACGCGGATCCGGAACCGCTTCTGCAGCAGCTCCGGCGTGGCGACCAGCAGCTTCTCCCGGGGAGCGATCTCGCCCCCCAGATAATAGGGCAGACCGCAGTTCGCGAAGGAGATGTGCTCGTCCTTTTCGATCAGCGTGATTTCCGCGTCTTCGTTCATCCGACGAGCCCGAGTCGCCGCCGAGGCGCCTCCTGCGACGCCGCCGACAATCACAATCCGGAGACCTGTCGACATCTGCTGATCCTTGGGGACGGCGGGCAGCTTTGGAACACGTCTTGGCAAAACCCGCGCGGGCAGGGTAGTTTGTCCGAAAGTCGCGATAAGTCAATTCGGCTTGAGCCCTCGGGCGAGGATTTCCCGGGGCGCGATGGATTTCACTTTCAGGAATACCACGATGCGTCACAGTCTGGCCTGGATTCTCAGCGGCGCCGCCGTCCTGGGACTTGCCGTTGCCGTTGCTGCTTCAGGAGCGGCCGACGAATTGAAGAGCAAGCCCAAGTCGGACCGCGCCCCCGGCGCCGCCGATGCCAAGCTGCGGCAGTTCATGCGCGAGAAGCTCAAGCATTCCCAGGATGTCCTGGACGGCCTCTGCACGGAAGATCTCGAACTGGTCGAGAAGTCGGCGACCAAGCTCGTGGAAATGAGCCAGGCGTCGGACTGGGTCGTGATTCAGGGGCCAGTCTACGCTCAGCACAGCGCAGAATTTCGCGAGGCGTGCGAGCAGATGGGGAAAATGGCGAAGGACAACAATCAGGACGGTGCGTCGCTGGCGTATCTGCGCGTGACGATGTCGTGCATGAGCTGCCACAAGTTCGTCCGCTCGGTCCGGATCGCGGCCAACGTGCCCGACAGCGTGACCCCGGTCGCCCTGAGCCGCTGAATCGCAACAGTCGGCCATGGAGAATGAGCCCGTTCCGATCCGGAGCGGGCTCGTTTCGTCAATGGTCAAGGAACTCGACGCTCTACTCCGGACGAATCCGCATCCGGCGGACTTCGAACGGGTGGTCCTCAGCCTGAATTCCGATCAGTCCTTCGCTGAGGAAGTTCGGCTCGGACTTGCTGATCGGGGTTCCATTCAGCGAAACCGCGAGGGCGCCGTCTTTGGAAACGATTTCCAGCGTGTTCCAGTGGCCGACCGTCCGCCGGGCCGACTGGCGGGCCGCTTCGTCATCCTGGACGACGGCGGGTTCAGCGCCGCCGTTCTCCTTGATGGCGGCCATCTGCGCGTACTTCCCCTGAACTTCCATGCTGAGCGGCCACAGCTTGTGCTCGCCGGTGATGTACATCAGGAAGCCGGTATTCCCCTTGAACTTGGCTTCGTCGGGCAGCTTCTTCGGCCGATCGAAGCGGTACTGCAGCCGGAGCGTGAAGTTGCCGTAGGGCTGCTTCGTGTACAGATAGCCGCGCGGTTTGCCGGCGGAGCGGATCCCTTCGGGCGTCGCCGACCAGGTTTCGGGTTCCGCCCCAAATGCCTCAAAGTCGTCCCGCGTCAGCAGGGTAAAGCCCTCTTCGAGATCGAAGGGTTCGCCATCGGCGGGGTCGGCCGGCAGTGGCGTCGTTTCCTGAGCGGGCTCGGCCGGGGCCGTGGCCTCAGTTTTGTTCGCGGGAGGTTCGGCGGGCGTCGGCAGGCAGCCGCCAATCAGCAGGGCCAGGGCGCCCGACGCGAGGAGCGGAGTTTTCCAGAGCAGGGGACGAAGCATCGGCCAGTTCCTTTCGCAAGAAGCCCCGCTCACGGTAAAGTTCGGGGACCGTGCGGGCAAGGGCGACGCGCGTTGTCGGCCGTCGGTGACTTATTGTTTCGTGCCTGTGATGCACGACCTGACTCAGGATCTGGTTTCGGGAGGAATGATGGTGATGTGGCGTCGCTGGAGTCTCGCGGGGCTGTTGCTGGCAGCCGGCTGTTCGGAACCTCAGGCGCAGAACGGCGCGAATCCGCCGGTGCCGACGGCCCCGGGGCCGGCCGCGCCCAAGTCGGACCCGAACCTCGTCGATGCGGATGCTCCTGAGGAGTTCACCGCGACGGCGAGCGGACTGAAGTACCGGATTCGCCGGAAGTCCGAAGGCCGCAAGCCGACCGCCGCGAATTCGGTCTACGCTCACTACAAGGGCTGGCTGGACGATGGCAAAGAGTTCGACAGCTCTTATAAAAGGGGCCAGCCGATCGAGTTTCCCTTGGGACGTGTGATTCCCGGCTGGACCGAAGGACTGCAGCTCATTGGCGAGGGGGGCATGATCGAACTCGAAATCCCCTCCGACCTGGGCTACGGTCCGAACGGCATGCCTCCGGACATTCCGGGCGGAGCCACTCTCCACTTCATCGTCGAGTTGCTTGAAGTTCGTTAGTTTCGGCTCGCGTCTCACAGTCAATCGAAGAAGCCCCCGCTGATGTCGTCAGCGGGGGCTTCTTCGCAAAATTCGGCGAATCCGGGAATCTCAGCCGGCGAGGAATGCTTCAATGCCATCCAGCCCGGCTTTCAGCACGTCCATGCTCGTGGCGAACGACAGGCGGACGTAGCCGGGGGCGCCGAACGCGTCTCCCGTGACCAGCGCCACGTGGGCCTCTTCCAGCAGGGCCGTGCAGAAGTCGGTCGCGTTCGTCACGACCTTCCCCCCCTGCAGCGGCTTGCCGAAGGCGCTGGAGACATTGAAGAACGCGTAGAAGGCGCCCCCCGGTTCCGCGAACGTCACGCCGAATCGCTCACGCCAAGGACGCATCCGGCCCATCACGTAATTCCGCCGACGTTCGAATTCCTGCCGCATCTCCTCGACGCTCGTCTGCGGACCTTCGAGGGCCGCGACCGAAGCGTACTGGCTGATGCTGCAGGGATTGGAAGTCTCCTGGCTCTGCAGGTTGTCCATCGCCTTGATGATTTCCACCGGGCCGATCGTCCAGCCGATCCGCCAGCCGGTCATTGCGTAGGCTTTGCTGACGCCGCTGACAATGATCGTCAGCGCGGCAACGTCCGGACCGAAGCTGGCGAACGAGCGGAACTCTGCTCCTGCATAGACCAGCTTCTCGTAGATCTCGTCCGACAACACGAGCACGTTGTTCTCGACGGCGACCCGCGCGAGCGCTTCAAGCTGGGCCGCGGTGTATGCGGCGCCGGTCGGGTTGGAGGGGTTGTTGAGCATCAGGAGCCGGGTTTTCGGCGTGATCGCCGCCCGGAACTGCTCGGGGCTCATCACAAACCCGCTGGCCTCGGTGGTCTCGACGATGACCGCCGTCGCACCGGTCAGTTCGACCAGGGCGCTGTAGCTGACCCAGTACGGGGCTGGGATGATGACTTCGTCGCCCGGACCGCACAGGGAGGCGATGACGTTGTGGATCGAGTGTTTCGCCCCATTCGAAATCAGCACCTGGGCCGGCGTGAAATCGAGGCTGTAGTCGCGCTTGTAGAGACCGCAGACGGCCTTCTTCAACTCGGGAATCCCGCCCGACGGCGTGTAGTGCGTTTGTCCGGCTTCCATCGCCGCGACCGCCGCCTGGCGGATATGGGCCGGCGTGATGAAGTCGGGCTCGCCCAGCGTGAAGTCGTAGACGGTCACGCCTTTGGATTTCAGCTCCTTGGCCTTCGCGGCGGCGGCCAGCGTCGCGGAGGGCTTCAGGGTCTGGACCGCAGCGGACAGTCGATACGCACTCATCTCTCTCAACCTTTGTGGGGTGCAGTCAGGGCGCCCCGTCCCGGGAAACCCGCGTCGTCGATGCGATATCGCGGATGAATTTCGGCCCGGAACCACGGGAAACTTCTCCCGGCGGGCGCATTCCG harbors:
- a CDS encoding FKBP-type peptidyl-prolyl cis-trans isomerase, yielding MWRRWSLAGLLLAAGCSEPQAQNGANPPVPTAPGPAAPKSDPNLVDADAPEEFTATASGLKYRIRRKSEGRKPTAANSVYAHYKGWLDDGKEFDSSYKRGQPIEFPLGRVIPGWTEGLQLIGEGGMIELEIPSDLGYGPNGMPPDIPGGATLHFIVELLEVR
- the rpiB gene encoding ribose 5-phosphate isomerase B, which gives rise to MHIALGCDHGGFPLKDRVASLVVAAGHTVVDCGTDSDCAVDYPDFARKVGEVIIAGRADRGILICGSGVGISVAANKIPGIRAGICHDYYSAHQGVEHDDMNVLCIGARIVGEAVAVELVQAFLGAQFTREERHVRRLGKVLQIEQDALAGKFATP
- a CDS encoding glutamate synthase subunit beta; translation: MGKPTGFKEFKRQVPTERLPKLRVLDWNEFHEHMDEADLRKQGARCMDCGVPFCHTGTLLNGMAAGCPVNNLIPEWNDLIYRGHWREALDRLHKTNNFPEFTGRVCPAPCEGSCVLGIHEPPVTIKNIECSIIEKGFEEGWVTPAPPPVRTGKKVAVIGSGPAGLAAAAQLNSVGHSVTVFERADRVGGLLMYGIPNMKLDKEVIQRRVDLLTEEGVAFVTGKEIGKDISAAQLQQDFDAVVLCTGATKPNDFFAKTPGRDLKGIHMAMEFLHANTKSLLDSHLKNGHFISAKDKDVVVIGGGDTGTDCLGTSLRHGCRSLVNFEVVPQPPDQRATNNPWPQWPRVFKQDYGHQEAAATYDYARLPGKQLAGDPREYSIQTVEFLGDDQGNLRALKTVRVDWSKPVQGGAPFSVIPGTEQEWPAQLCFFALGFRGPESPVAEQLGVKLDGRSNYEAAFDKYVTNVPGVFAAGDCRRGQSLVVWAINEGRGVARECDRYLMGSTDLP
- a CDS encoding pyridoxal phosphate-dependent aminotransferase, encoding MSAYRLSAAVQTLKPSATLAAAAKAKELKSKGVTVYDFTLGEPDFITPAHIRQAAVAAMEAGQTHYTPSGGIPELKKAVCGLYKRDYSLDFTPAQVLISNGAKHSIHNVIASLCGPGDEVIIPAPYWVSYSALVELTGATAVIVETTEASGFVMSPEQFRAAITPKTRLLMLNNPSNPTGAAYTAAQLEALARVAVENNVLVLSDEIYEKLVYAGAEFRSFASFGPDVAALTIIVSGVSKAYAMTGWRIGWTIGPVEIIKAMDNLQSQETSNPCSISQYASVAALEGPQTSVEEMRQEFERRRNYVMGRMRPWRERFGVTFAEPGGAFYAFFNVSSAFGKPLQGGKVVTNATDFCTALLEEAHVALVTGDAFGAPGYVRLSFATSMDVLKAGLDGIEAFLAG
- a CDS encoding 3-keto-disaccharide hydrolase encodes the protein MLRPLLWKTPLLASGALALLIGGCLPTPAEPPANKTEATAPAEPAQETTPLPADPADGEPFDLEEGFTLLTRDDFEAFGAEPETWSATPEGIRSAGKPRGYLYTKQPYGNFTLRLQYRFDRPKKLPDEAKFKGNTGFLMYITGEHKLWPLSMEVQGKYAQMAAIKENGGAEPAVVQDDEAARQSARRTVGHWNTLEIVSKDGALAVSLNGTPISKSEPNFLSEGLIGIQAEDHPFEVRRMRIRPE
- a CDS encoding FAD-dependent oxidoreductase — its product is MSTGLRIVIVGGVAGGASAATRARRMNEDAEITLIEKDEHISFANCGLPYYLGGEIAPREKLLVATPELLQKRFRIRVLTRTEVVGIDREARAVAIHDRRTDERGLLPYDRLILAPGAVPIRPPLPGIDAPNVLALRNLADTDRIHAKIHAAAGRRVAVVGAGYIGLEMAEQLTGQGVGVDLIELQPQVLPPVDPEMAEPLAQALRDKGVRLHLGTGLESVEVDAAGRAVAVILSNGERVPTDLVILGMGVRPLVDLARRAELQLGPQGGIAVNRSLQTSDPLIYAVGDAIEYPQGPTGGPQRMALAGPANRAGRLAGEHAATGNAAPMGAVSGTAIVRVFDWTAAGTGLSVRAAHKLGLAARSVTIVANHHAGYFPGAHPLTIKLAYEEPTGRILGGQVVGQEGVDKRIDVIATVIAFRGTVRNLADLDLSYAPPFGSAKDPLHLAAFAAVNHLNGLEDFVDADADLARYQVVDVRSAAEVAARPLAGAPQAINIPLDDLRDRLGELNAAEPTVVSCAVGQRGHAASRILRQKGFRQVFNLSGGATIRQRAMQAAGKLPGR
- a CDS encoding GxxExxY protein, giving the protein MALVFEQQSSLIIGACIEVHRRQGSGFLEPVYQECLEIEFGLRGVDFVPQPELTLSYRDRPLRVTYRPDFVCFGAIIVEIKAASELHDNHRAQVLNYLRSTGFRLGLLVNFGRHPTLEFQRLVN